One Hordeum vulgare subsp. vulgare chromosome 4H, MorexV3_pseudomolecules_assembly, whole genome shotgun sequence DNA window includes the following coding sequences:
- the LOC123447728 gene encoding putative cyclin-dependent kinase F-2, translating into MVAGKRPAAVLDAGHVTHQEPEATFCKRRRVRIGTTTAFEFQDTPCLGEGSFGAVLKARHRVTGKTVAIKVLRSTDDPAVANREIEEEAGFLEACAPNPYVVGTRGLFRDPITRNLCLAMDYVGPNLRAFLSERPPLPEAIVKGFMWQLLTGTSKMHMHHIIHRDIKPHNILVGEGGKILKICDLGLAMSLETAKLPYKFAGTMPYMAPEILLGKPDYAERVDTWSLGCVMAEMLTGEMLFKADKKDDRIAQLSAIFRVLGLPWPEFVAAKAQQEQHNTLGNLFPRETLSQDGFQVLKGLLECNPAKRLTAAAALQLPWFAPKLHTDDDVPELPSRRNVLRIKIVQTGTLKKKTVLRIKFAPATPKKNVGQIKVTPPAMPGTKKNLQRIKVIPPATPTP; encoded by the coding sequence ATGGTGGCCGGCAAGCGACCAGCTGCCGTCCTCGACGCCGGCCACGTGACGCATCAAGAACCAGAAGCAACCTTCTGCAAGAGGAGGCGCGTCCGCATCGGCACCACGACGGCCTTCGAGTTCCAGGACACGCCCTGCCTCGGCGAGGGCAGCTTCGGCGCAGTCCTCAAGGCGCGCCACCGCGTCACCGGCAAGACCGTCGCCATCAAGGTCCTCCGCTCCACCGACGATCCCGCCGTCGCCAACAGAGAGATCGAGGAGGAGGCCGGCTTCCTCGAGGCCTGCGCCCCGAACCCTTACGTCGTCGGCACCCGTGGACTCTTCCGCGACCCGATCACCCGCAACCTCTGCCTCGCCATGGACTACGTCGGGCCGAACCTCCGCGCCTTCCTGTCCGAGAGGCCGCCGCTCCCGGAGGCCATCGTGAAAGGCTTCATGTGGCAGCTCCTGACCGGCACCAGCAAGATGCACATGCATCACATCATCCACCGCGACATCAAGCCGCACAACATCCTCGTCGGCGAAGGAGGAAAGATCCTCAAGATCTGCGACCTCGGGCTAGCCATGTCCTTGGAGACCGCCAAGTTGCCGTACAAATTTGCTGGCACCATGCCCTACATGGCGCCCGAGATCCTCCTGGGCAAGCCGGACTATGCCGAGCGCGTCGACACGTGGTCGCTGGGATGCGTCATGGCCGAGATGCTAACCGGCGAGATGCTGTTTAAGGCCGACAAAAAGGACGACAGGATCGCCCAGCTCTCGGCTATCTTCCGCGTTCTTGGGTTACCTTGGCCGGAGTTCGTCGCGGCCAAGGCGCAGCAGGAGCAGCACAACACGCTGGGAAACCTCTTCCCCCGGGAGACCTTGTCCCAGGACGGCTTCCAAGTCTTGAAAGGGCTTCTCGAGTGCAACCCAGCTAAGCGGCTCACGGCGGCCGCTGCGCTCCAACTCCCGTGGTTCGCGCCCAAGCTCcacaccgacgacgacgtgccAGAGCTGCCGTCAAGAAGGAACGTACTGCGGATCAAGATCGTTCAGACGGGGACACTGAAGAAGAAGACTGTGCTGCGGATCAAATTCGCTCCGGCGACACCCAAGAAGAACGTCGGGCAGATCAAGGTCACCCCGCCAGCGATGCCAGGAACGAAGAAGAACCTGCAGCGGATCAAGGTCATCCCACCAGCGACACCAACACCATAG